The proteins below come from a single Balaenoptera musculus isolate JJ_BM4_2016_0621 chromosome 1, mBalMus1.pri.v3, whole genome shotgun sequence genomic window:
- the ACTRT2 gene encoding actin-related protein T2, whose product MFNPHVLDSPAVIFDNGSGLCKAGLSGEIGPRHVVHSIVGHPKFKMPSAGATQKQYFVGEEALHRNEVLHLHYPIERGLITGWDDMEKLWKHLFEWELGVKASDRPVLMTERSLNPRETREKTAEVTFESFDVPAFYLSDQAVLALYASACVTGLVVDSGDGVTCTVPIFEGYSLPHAITKLYVAGRDITEHLTRLLLASGRTFPCVLDKALVDDIKEKLCYTALEPEKELSRRPEEVLREYKLPDGSIIRIGDQLYQAPEALFSPEQLGIQNPGLSKMVSCSITKCDADIQKMLYGEIVLSGGTTLFRGLDDRLLRELEQVASRGTPIKITAPPDRCFSTWIGASIVTSLSSFKQMWVTSADFKEFGTSVVQRRCF is encoded by the coding sequence ATGTTTAACCCACACGTGTTAGATTCTCCAGCTGTGATTTTTGACAATGGGTCCGGGCTCTGTAAGGCAGGCCTGTCTGGAGAGATTGGCCCCCGCCACGTCGTCCACTCCATCGTGGGGCACCCCAAGTTCAAGATGCCTTCTGCGGGGGCCACTCAGAAACAGTACTTTGTGGGGGAAGAGGCCCTGCACAGGAACGAGGTCTTACACCTGCACTACCCCATCGAGCGAGGCCTGATCACAGGCTGGGACGACATGGAGAAACTCTGGAAGCATCTCTTCGAGTGGGAGCTGGGGGTCAAAGCCAGCGACCGGCCGGTGCTCATGACGGAGCGCTCGCTGAACCCCAGGGAGACCCGGGAGAAGACGGCCGAGGTGACGTTTGAGAGCTTCGACGTGCCCGCCTTCTACCTGTCGGACCAGGCCGTGCTGGCCCTCTACGCCTCGGCCTGCGTCACGGGCCTGGTGGTGGACAGCGGGGACGGGGTCACCTGCACCGTCCCCATCTTCGAGGGCTACTCCCTGCCCCACGCCATCACCAAGCTCTACGTGGCGGGGAGAGACATCACGGAGCACCTCACCCGGCTGCTGCTGGCCAGCGGGAGGACCTTCCCGTGCGTGCTGGACAAAGCCCTGGTGGACGACATCAAGGAGAAGCTCTGCTATACGGCCCTGGAGCCAGAGAAGGAGCTGTCGCGGAGGCCGGAGGAGGTGCTCAGGGAGTACAAGCTGCCCGACGGCAGCATCATCCGTATCGGGGACCAGCTGTACCAGGCGCCCGAGGCCCTGTTCTCGCCCGAGCAGCTGGGCATCCAAAACCCGGGCCTCTCCAAGATGGTCTCCTGCAGCATCACCAAGTGTGACGCCGACATCCAGAAGATGCTCTATGGGGAGATTGTGCTGTCCGGGGGCACCACGCTCTTCCGGGGGCTGGATGACCGTCTTCTGAGGGAGCTGGAGCAGGTGGCTTCCAGAGGGACCCCCATCAAGATCACAGCGCCGCCCGACCGCTGCTTCTCCACGTGGATTGGCGCCTCCATCGTCACCTCCCTGAGCAGCTTCAAGCAGATGTGGGTCACCTCTGCGGACTTCAAGGAGTTTGGGACGTCCGTGGTTCAGAGAAGGTGCTTCTGA